The Hypomesus transpacificus isolate Combined female chromosome 2, fHypTra1, whole genome shotgun sequence genome window below encodes:
- the dhx16 gene encoding pre-mRNA-splicing factor ATP-dependent RNA helicase DHX16 isoform X2, with protein MANLEQWVSDNLHDILGLSDKYVSQFMIGSARKSSSHQDFVARLQQTNTIDINQRVIAFAKELYDKIPRKQPVEKPARAIERQVIEMEKKNLTYTLLEDSESDGEPPTEKEKEKGKKSKNKGNKRKHIRQKQEERDSSSEEDIQKSNESEKTNKQDDDEEEEWEKEERERLQDLEERDAFAERVKLKDKDKTRNIMERTDKKAYEEAQKRLKLAEEDQKKFLPELRKKSRFEYLSKREAEKLEDLEAEIADDEYLFSNDNLTDRERKELDYKRTIRDLAKDYKQAGAREKEERKNRYYMPEEKRSKTVPQRDMELELEMPMEMGGEQGRWEEERLKTASLSFGAKRERERGMKEEKEKYQLILEEDEMINFVSSAVTMKGTLSEMEDSTPALSQAEVQRQSIQEVRRSLPVFPYRQDLLAAIKEHQILIIEGETGSGKTTQIPQYLMEDGYNEGGMKIGCTQPRRVAAMSVAARVAQEAAVKLGNEVGYSIRFEDCTSERTVLKYMTDGMLLREFLTEPDLASYSVVIIDEAHERTLHTDILFGLIKDIARFRPDLKVLVASATLDTERFSCFFDDAPVFRIPGRRFPVDIFYTKAPEADYLEACVVSVLQIHVTQPPGDVLVFLTGQEEIETCCELLQERCRRLGSKISELLILPIYANLPSDMQAKIFNPTPPNARKVVVATNIAETSLTIDGIIYVIDPGFCKQKSYNARTGMESLIVTPCSRASANQRAGRAGRVAAGKCFRLYTAWAFKHEMEETTVPEIQRTNLGNVVLLLKSLGINDLIHFDFMDPPPHETLVLALEQLYALGALNHLGELTKMGRRMAELPVDPMLSKMILASEQYKCSEEVLTIAAMLSVNNSIFYRPKDKVVHADNARMNFVVPGGDHMVLLNVYTQWMESGYSTQWCYENFIQFRSMKRARDVREQLEGLMDRIEVEVCSSQGDIVPLRKAITAGYFYHTARLSKGGYKTVKHQQTVYVHPNSSLFEEQPRWLIYHELVFTTKEFMRQVIEIDSGWLLEVAPHYYKNKELEDSSSKKMPRKQGKAKEELG; from the exons ATGGCCAATCTAGAGCAGTGGGTAAGCGATAATCTCCATGACATTCTCGGCCTGAGTGACAAGTATGTCTCCCAATTCATGATCGGTTCTGCGAGAAAATCCTCAAGCCACCAGGACTTTGTGGCTCGCCTCCAGCAGACAAACACCATTGACATTAATCAGAGAGTGATTGCTTTTGCCAAAGAACTCTATGATAAG ATTCCTCGGAAACAACCTGTTGAGAAACCAGCCAGAGCGATTGAGAGACAAGTAATTGAGATGGAAAAAAAGAATCTGACATACACCTTACTGGAGGACAGCGAGAGTGATGGAGAGCCtccaacagagaaagagaaagagaaagggaaaaagagtaaaaacaaaggaaacaaaagaaaacacattaGACAGAAACAGGAGGAAAGAGACTCTTCGAGTGAAGAAGACATTCAGAAAAG TAATGAAAGTgagaagacaaacaaacaagacgatgacgaagaggaggaatgggagaaggaggagagagagcggctGCAAGATCTGGAAGAAAGGGATGCCTTTGCTGAAAGAGTGAAGCTGAAGGACAAAGATAAGACACGGAACATCATGGAGAGGACTGACAAGAAG GCATATGAGGAGGCTCAGAAGAGACTAAAGTTGGCAGAGGAGGATCAGAAAAAATTT CTTCCAGAGCTGAGGAAGAAGTCACGTTTTGAGTACTTGAgtaaaagagaggcagagaagctggaggacctggaggCTGAGATTGCTGATGATGAATACCTTTTCTCCAATGACAAcctgactgacagagagagaaaggaactgGATTACAAACGCACCATCCGAGACTTGGCTAAGGACTACAAGCAGGCCGGAgccagggagaaagaggagaggaagaaccgCTACTACATGCCTGAAGAGAAGAGGAGTAAG ACGGTGCCTCAGAGAGACATGGAGCTGGAGTTGGAGATGCCTatggagatgggaggggagcagggccGGTGGGAAGAAGAAAGGCTAAAGACTGCCTCCCTCAGCTTTGGggcaaagagggagagggagcgagggatgaaagaagagaaggagaagtatCAGCTGATTCTAGAGGAGGACGAGATGATCAACTTTGTCAGCAGTGCTGTCACAATGAAAGGAACACTTTCAGAAATG GAGGACAGTACCCCGGCCTTGTCCCAAGCAGAGGTGCAGAGACAGTCAATCCAGGAGGTGAGACGGAGCCTGCCTGTCTTCCCCTACAGACAGGATCTTCTGGCTGCCATCAAGGAACACCAAATCCTGATCATTGAGGGGGAGACGGGCTCTGGAAAAACCACCCAGATCCCACAATACCTAATGGAGGAT GGCTATAATGAGGGTGGAATGAAGATTGGTTGTACTCAGCCACGTAGAGTAGCAGCAATGTCTGTTGCAGCCAGAGTTGCACAGGAAGCGGCTGTCAAACTGGGCAATGAG GTGGGCTACAGTATCCGTTTTGAGGACTGCACGTCAGAGAGGACGGTACTTAAATACATGACGGACGGCATGCTGCTGCGCGAGTTCCTAACAGAGCCTGACCTGGCCAGCTACAG TGTGGTCATTATTGACGAGGCTCATGAGAGGACACTGCACACAGATATCCTGTTTGGTCTAATCAAGGACATTGCCCGGTTCCGACCGGACCTTAAAGTGTTGGTGGCAAGCGCCACTTTAGACACAGAACGGTTTTCGTGCTTCTTTGACGATGCGCCCGTCTTCAGAATCCCTGGCAGGAGATTCCCAGTAGACATCTTCTACACCAAG GCCCCTGAAGCAGATTACCTGGAGGCCTGTGTGGTGTCAGTGCTCCAGATCCACGTCACGCAGCCCCCTGGAGATGTGCTGGTTTTCCTCACTGGACAG GAGGAGATTGAGACCTGTTGTGAGCTGCTGCAGGAGAGGTGCAGGCGCCTGGGCTCCAAGATCTCTGAGCTGTTGATCCTGCCTATCTATGCCAACTTGCCTTCTGACATGCAGGCCAAGATCTTCAATCCCACTCCCCCTAACGCACGCAAG GTGGTGGTGGCTACCAACATCGCAGAGACCTCTCTGACCATAGATGGCATCATCTATGTCATTGACCCAGGCTTCTGCAAGCAGAAGAGTTACAATGCACGCACTGGAATGGAGTCGCTAATAGTCACGCCCTGCTCACGG GCCTCGGCTAACCAGCGAGCGGGAAGGGCAGGCAGAGTGGCTGCTGGGAAGTGTTTCCGTCTCTACACAGCGTGGGCTTTCAAACACGAGATGGAGGAGACCACTGTTCCTGAGATCCAGAGGACTAACCTGGGAAATGTAGTGCTGTTGCTCAAGAGTCTAG GCATCAATGACCTCATCCATTTTGACTTCATGGACCCGCCCCCTCATGAGACCTTAGTTCTTGCTCTGGAGCAGCTCTATGCACTAGGTGCTCTCAACCACCTGGGAGAACTCACTAAG ATGGGCCGCAGGATGGCTGAGCTGCCTGTTGACCCTATGCTCAGCAAAATGATCCTGGCTTCTGAACA GTATAAGTGTTCAGAGGAGGTGCTGACAATAGCTGCAATGTTATCTGTCAACAACTCCATCTTCTACCGGCCCAAAGACAAGGTGGTCCATGCTGACAATGCCAGGATGAACTTTGTGGTGCCAGGAGGAGACCACATGGTGCTGCTTAATGTATACACACAG TGGATGGAGAGTGGCTACTCCACCCAATGGTGCTATGAGAACTTCATCCAGTTCCGCTCCATGAAGCGGGCCAGGGACGTCCGTGAGCAGCTGGAGGGGCTGATGGACAGGATTGAGGTGGAGGTGTGCAGTTCCCAAGGAGACATTGTGCCTCTACGCAAG gCGATAACTGCGGGCTATTTCTATCACACGGCACGGCTGAGTAAAGGGGGCTATAAGACAGTAAAGCACCAACAGACTGTTTACGTCCATCCTAACAGCTCCCTGTTTGAGGAGCAGCCTCGCTGGCTCATCTATCACGAGCTGGTCTTCACCACCAAGGAGTTCATGAGACAG GTCATAGAGATAGACAGTGGCTGGCTGCTAGAAGTGGCGCCCCACTATTACAAGAACAAAGAGCTAGAGGACAGCAGTAGCAAGAAGATGCCCCGCAAGCAGGGCAAAGCCAAGGAGGAGCTGGGCTAA
- the dhx16 gene encoding pre-mRNA-splicing factor ATP-dependent RNA helicase DHX16 isoform X1, whose protein sequence is MANLEQWVSDNLHDILGLSDKYVSQFMIGSARKSSSHQDFVARLQQTNTIDINQRVIAFAKELYDKIPRKQPVEKPARAIERQVIEMEKKNLTYTLLEDSESDGEPPTEKEKEKGKKSKNKGNKRKHIRQKQEERDSSSEEDIQKRSNESEKTNKQDDDEEEEWEKEERERLQDLEERDAFAERVKLKDKDKTRNIMERTDKKAYEEAQKRLKLAEEDQKKFLPELRKKSRFEYLSKREAEKLEDLEAEIADDEYLFSNDNLTDRERKELDYKRTIRDLAKDYKQAGAREKEERKNRYYMPEEKRSKTVPQRDMELELEMPMEMGGEQGRWEEERLKTASLSFGAKRERERGMKEEKEKYQLILEEDEMINFVSSAVTMKGTLSEMEDSTPALSQAEVQRQSIQEVRRSLPVFPYRQDLLAAIKEHQILIIEGETGSGKTTQIPQYLMEDGYNEGGMKIGCTQPRRVAAMSVAARVAQEAAVKLGNEVGYSIRFEDCTSERTVLKYMTDGMLLREFLTEPDLASYSVVIIDEAHERTLHTDILFGLIKDIARFRPDLKVLVASATLDTERFSCFFDDAPVFRIPGRRFPVDIFYTKAPEADYLEACVVSVLQIHVTQPPGDVLVFLTGQEEIETCCELLQERCRRLGSKISELLILPIYANLPSDMQAKIFNPTPPNARKVVVATNIAETSLTIDGIIYVIDPGFCKQKSYNARTGMESLIVTPCSRASANQRAGRAGRVAAGKCFRLYTAWAFKHEMEETTVPEIQRTNLGNVVLLLKSLGINDLIHFDFMDPPPHETLVLALEQLYALGALNHLGELTKMGRRMAELPVDPMLSKMILASEQYKCSEEVLTIAAMLSVNNSIFYRPKDKVVHADNARMNFVVPGGDHMVLLNVYTQWMESGYSTQWCYENFIQFRSMKRARDVREQLEGLMDRIEVEVCSSQGDIVPLRKAITAGYFYHTARLSKGGYKTVKHQQTVYVHPNSSLFEEQPRWLIYHELVFTTKEFMRQVIEIDSGWLLEVAPHYYKNKELEDSSSKKMPRKQGKAKEELG, encoded by the exons ATGGCCAATCTAGAGCAGTGGGTAAGCGATAATCTCCATGACATTCTCGGCCTGAGTGACAAGTATGTCTCCCAATTCATGATCGGTTCTGCGAGAAAATCCTCAAGCCACCAGGACTTTGTGGCTCGCCTCCAGCAGACAAACACCATTGACATTAATCAGAGAGTGATTGCTTTTGCCAAAGAACTCTATGATAAG ATTCCTCGGAAACAACCTGTTGAGAAACCAGCCAGAGCGATTGAGAGACAAGTAATTGAGATGGAAAAAAAGAATCTGACATACACCTTACTGGAGGACAGCGAGAGTGATGGAGAGCCtccaacagagaaagagaaagagaaagggaaaaagagtaaaaacaaaggaaacaaaagaaaacacattaGACAGAAACAGGAGGAAAGAGACTCTTCGAGTGAAGAAGACATTCAGAAAAG AAGTAATGAAAGTgagaagacaaacaaacaagacgatgacgaagaggaggaatgggagaaggaggagagagagcggctGCAAGATCTGGAAGAAAGGGATGCCTTTGCTGAAAGAGTGAAGCTGAAGGACAAAGATAAGACACGGAACATCATGGAGAGGACTGACAAGAAG GCATATGAGGAGGCTCAGAAGAGACTAAAGTTGGCAGAGGAGGATCAGAAAAAATTT CTTCCAGAGCTGAGGAAGAAGTCACGTTTTGAGTACTTGAgtaaaagagaggcagagaagctggaggacctggaggCTGAGATTGCTGATGATGAATACCTTTTCTCCAATGACAAcctgactgacagagagagaaaggaactgGATTACAAACGCACCATCCGAGACTTGGCTAAGGACTACAAGCAGGCCGGAgccagggagaaagaggagaggaagaaccgCTACTACATGCCTGAAGAGAAGAGGAGTAAG ACGGTGCCTCAGAGAGACATGGAGCTGGAGTTGGAGATGCCTatggagatgggaggggagcagggccGGTGGGAAGAAGAAAGGCTAAAGACTGCCTCCCTCAGCTTTGGggcaaagagggagagggagcgagggatgaaagaagagaaggagaagtatCAGCTGATTCTAGAGGAGGACGAGATGATCAACTTTGTCAGCAGTGCTGTCACAATGAAAGGAACACTTTCAGAAATG GAGGACAGTACCCCGGCCTTGTCCCAAGCAGAGGTGCAGAGACAGTCAATCCAGGAGGTGAGACGGAGCCTGCCTGTCTTCCCCTACAGACAGGATCTTCTGGCTGCCATCAAGGAACACCAAATCCTGATCATTGAGGGGGAGACGGGCTCTGGAAAAACCACCCAGATCCCACAATACCTAATGGAGGAT GGCTATAATGAGGGTGGAATGAAGATTGGTTGTACTCAGCCACGTAGAGTAGCAGCAATGTCTGTTGCAGCCAGAGTTGCACAGGAAGCGGCTGTCAAACTGGGCAATGAG GTGGGCTACAGTATCCGTTTTGAGGACTGCACGTCAGAGAGGACGGTACTTAAATACATGACGGACGGCATGCTGCTGCGCGAGTTCCTAACAGAGCCTGACCTGGCCAGCTACAG TGTGGTCATTATTGACGAGGCTCATGAGAGGACACTGCACACAGATATCCTGTTTGGTCTAATCAAGGACATTGCCCGGTTCCGACCGGACCTTAAAGTGTTGGTGGCAAGCGCCACTTTAGACACAGAACGGTTTTCGTGCTTCTTTGACGATGCGCCCGTCTTCAGAATCCCTGGCAGGAGATTCCCAGTAGACATCTTCTACACCAAG GCCCCTGAAGCAGATTACCTGGAGGCCTGTGTGGTGTCAGTGCTCCAGATCCACGTCACGCAGCCCCCTGGAGATGTGCTGGTTTTCCTCACTGGACAG GAGGAGATTGAGACCTGTTGTGAGCTGCTGCAGGAGAGGTGCAGGCGCCTGGGCTCCAAGATCTCTGAGCTGTTGATCCTGCCTATCTATGCCAACTTGCCTTCTGACATGCAGGCCAAGATCTTCAATCCCACTCCCCCTAACGCACGCAAG GTGGTGGTGGCTACCAACATCGCAGAGACCTCTCTGACCATAGATGGCATCATCTATGTCATTGACCCAGGCTTCTGCAAGCAGAAGAGTTACAATGCACGCACTGGAATGGAGTCGCTAATAGTCACGCCCTGCTCACGG GCCTCGGCTAACCAGCGAGCGGGAAGGGCAGGCAGAGTGGCTGCTGGGAAGTGTTTCCGTCTCTACACAGCGTGGGCTTTCAAACACGAGATGGAGGAGACCACTGTTCCTGAGATCCAGAGGACTAACCTGGGAAATGTAGTGCTGTTGCTCAAGAGTCTAG GCATCAATGACCTCATCCATTTTGACTTCATGGACCCGCCCCCTCATGAGACCTTAGTTCTTGCTCTGGAGCAGCTCTATGCACTAGGTGCTCTCAACCACCTGGGAGAACTCACTAAG ATGGGCCGCAGGATGGCTGAGCTGCCTGTTGACCCTATGCTCAGCAAAATGATCCTGGCTTCTGAACA GTATAAGTGTTCAGAGGAGGTGCTGACAATAGCTGCAATGTTATCTGTCAACAACTCCATCTTCTACCGGCCCAAAGACAAGGTGGTCCATGCTGACAATGCCAGGATGAACTTTGTGGTGCCAGGAGGAGACCACATGGTGCTGCTTAATGTATACACACAG TGGATGGAGAGTGGCTACTCCACCCAATGGTGCTATGAGAACTTCATCCAGTTCCGCTCCATGAAGCGGGCCAGGGACGTCCGTGAGCAGCTGGAGGGGCTGATGGACAGGATTGAGGTGGAGGTGTGCAGTTCCCAAGGAGACATTGTGCCTCTACGCAAG gCGATAACTGCGGGCTATTTCTATCACACGGCACGGCTGAGTAAAGGGGGCTATAAGACAGTAAAGCACCAACAGACTGTTTACGTCCATCCTAACAGCTCCCTGTTTGAGGAGCAGCCTCGCTGGCTCATCTATCACGAGCTGGTCTTCACCACCAAGGAGTTCATGAGACAG GTCATAGAGATAGACAGTGGCTGGCTGCTAGAAGTGGCGCCCCACTATTACAAGAACAAAGAGCTAGAGGACAGCAGTAGCAAGAAGATGCCCCGCAAGCAGGGCAAAGCCAAGGAGGAGCTGGGCTAA